From one Luteipulveratus mongoliensis genomic stretch:
- a CDS encoding lipopolysaccharide biosynthesis protein, producing MSDETTGAPEVDEGRHVTSAVVARGAKHTAASQIVTQTVRFGTNIVLARLLTPNDFGVVAIALVVTALLDQLKDMGTGSALIQRPKVDDTLLNAVFYLNVVLGLALAVGLFAGAEPLAATLGNSAAAPAMRGFAFVTLVTSLGQIHHSLLRRDLRFFEIAVVTCVGAVATAAVAVTSALAGLTFWALVLGAAAGAVVSTGMVWRYDRWRPSLNVDVRSLRSIWGYSFNLFLSNLVFFFFTQADKVIVSSAFGAAPLGAYSMAQRTIASPMQSVSSVVDEVTFPAFSRRQDDNESLRSGFIRSSRVIAFATFPLMGGLAALATPTVHVVFGAKWDQLIPLIWVLGPICAVLSVTSTSSQLLLAKGRSDWSFRWGLVYSVLLVGAELIGVHWGLVGVAAAYAIGNIVLIPFGLIMTFHLIGLRLRDYLLALVSQLLITLGMVACVLAAAFVMRRLGSPEWLELIVGLLVGVGAYAGLVLWRKPPAWRELRVILRERAA from the coding sequence CAACATCGTGCTCGCGCGGCTGCTCACCCCGAACGATTTCGGTGTCGTGGCCATCGCGCTCGTCGTGACGGCGCTGCTCGACCAGCTCAAGGACATGGGCACCGGGTCGGCGCTCATCCAGCGGCCCAAGGTCGACGACACGCTGCTCAACGCTGTCTTCTACCTCAACGTCGTGCTCGGACTCGCGCTCGCAGTCGGCCTGTTCGCCGGTGCTGAGCCGCTCGCCGCCACGCTCGGCAACTCCGCCGCGGCCCCCGCGATGCGCGGGTTCGCTTTCGTCACGCTGGTGACGTCGCTCGGGCAGATCCACCACTCCCTCCTGCGACGTGACCTGCGGTTCTTCGAGATCGCCGTCGTGACCTGCGTCGGAGCCGTCGCCACCGCGGCGGTCGCGGTGACGAGCGCTCTTGCGGGACTGACGTTCTGGGCCCTCGTGCTCGGAGCTGCGGCCGGAGCGGTGGTGAGCACGGGCATGGTGTGGCGCTACGACCGGTGGCGCCCGTCGCTCAACGTCGATGTGAGAAGCCTGCGTTCGATCTGGGGCTACAGCTTCAACCTGTTCCTGTCCAACTTGGTCTTCTTCTTCTTCACCCAGGCGGACAAGGTCATCGTGAGCAGCGCGTTCGGCGCCGCTCCACTCGGGGCGTACTCGATGGCGCAGCGGACGATCGCCTCGCCCATGCAGTCCGTGAGCTCGGTGGTCGATGAGGTCACGTTCCCGGCCTTCTCCCGCAGACAGGACGACAATGAGTCGCTGCGCTCGGGGTTCATCCGCTCGTCCCGGGTCATCGCGTTCGCGACCTTCCCGCTGATGGGAGGTCTGGCGGCACTCGCCACCCCGACCGTCCACGTCGTCTTCGGCGCCAAGTGGGACCAGCTGATCCCGCTGATCTGGGTCCTCGGCCCGATCTGTGCGGTGCTGTCGGTGACCTCGACCTCGAGTCAGCTGCTGCTGGCCAAGGGACGCAGCGACTGGTCCTTCCGCTGGGGTCTGGTCTACAGCGTGCTGCTCGTCGGCGCCGAGCTCATCGGTGTCCACTGGGGTCTGGTCGGTGTCGCCGCCGCGTACGCCATCGGCAACATCGTGCTCATCCCGTTCGGCCTGATCATGACGTTCCACCTCATCGGGCTCCGGCTGCGGGACTACCTGCTGGCCCTCGTCTCGCAGCTGTTGATCACGCTGGGCATGGTGGCGTGTGTGCTGGCGGCCGCGTTCGTGATGCGGCGCCTCGGCAGCCCCGAGTGGCTCGAGCTCATCGTCGGGCTGCTGGTCGGAGTCGGCGCCTATGCCGGGCTGGTGCTGTGGCGTAAGCCCCCCGCATGGCGCGAGCTCCGGGTCATCCTCCGCGAGCGTGCGGCGTGA